The Candidatus Babeliales bacterium genome includes a region encoding these proteins:
- the lon gene encoding endopeptidase La, giving the protein MIESMPQELAGHHSRLEEHKRLLPLLPLKNVVLLPKSITPIIVGRESSINAVEHALKHDKTIFITAQTHPDIEHPTLRDLYIHGTRANILQVMRMPDNTLKIVVEGICRSRIVGTETSEKFISVEFEDLPTIGLEKVTELEAGWRYLKSLYISYVKFNEKAPIDLIAMVKSHKEMDYITDAVAVQLGISFEERQLLLETIDLNTRIRKVCALIKKEIEILQTEERIKGRVQTQVEKNQREYYLNEQMKAIQKELGREDLSSELDDLRKRVKTLGMSEEALEKVEKEIKRLEQMPALSSEAVVSRHYIDWVTALPWNKTTKDRIGITQAEKILNQNHAGLKKAKERIIEFLAAKKFSDNYERSPIICLAGPPGVGKTSLGKSIADSLGRTFVRISLGGIRDEAEIRGHRRTYIGALPGKIIQAMRKAKTKNPVILLDEIDKIDSDYHGDPASALLEVLDPEQNKTFTDHFVETEFDLSNVMFITTANHIDGIPLPLYDRMEIINLSGYTEEEKLDIAKRFLIPKNLKEHSLEKKQFRLSDAVITKIIADYTKEAGVRQLERTIAKLMRKAIQKLLKNKSTKAITVTETSLKTLLGVPEFRKTSLDRRKDRIGLATGLAWTEVGGDILEIEATIIPGKGTVTLTGQLGEVMQESAHAALSYIRSRSKELGLSSTFHSTKDIHIHVPEGATPKDGPSAGITMCVALVSALTKIPVQPDVAMTGEITLRGRVLEVGGLKEKILAARQYGFKRVLLPKENTDDIEEAKEALGDNPKLTFVSNMDEVLLKTLASDPFQEAEKAKKAAAKRARHKRPHGKKRS; this is encoded by the coding sequence ATGATCGAAAGCATGCCGCAGGAGCTCGCAGGGCATCATTCGCGACTTGAAGAACACAAGAGACTCCTTCCCCTTCTTCCCTTAAAAAATGTCGTACTCCTCCCCAAAAGTATCACGCCAATCATTGTCGGCCGCGAATCATCCATCAATGCTGTCGAGCATGCGCTTAAGCACGACAAGACGATCTTCATTACTGCCCAAACCCATCCGGATATAGAACATCCCACTCTTAGGGACTTATATATCCATGGAACCAGGGCAAATATCCTGCAGGTTATGCGAATGCCAGACAATACCCTGAAAATCGTCGTTGAAGGAATTTGTAGGTCGCGTATAGTCGGCACAGAAACATCAGAAAAATTCATCAGCGTAGAATTTGAGGACCTTCCAACTATAGGCCTTGAAAAAGTCACCGAGCTAGAGGCTGGCTGGCGCTATCTCAAATCGCTTTACATATCCTATGTTAAATTCAATGAGAAGGCCCCAATCGATTTGATTGCAATGGTCAAAAGCCATAAGGAAATGGACTACATCACCGATGCTGTTGCCGTGCAGCTCGGAATATCATTTGAGGAACGCCAACTTCTACTTGAAACCATCGATTTGAATACAAGAATCCGCAAAGTTTGTGCACTAATTAAAAAAGAAATTGAGATTCTTCAAACAGAAGAACGTATCAAAGGCCGCGTACAAACCCAGGTGGAAAAGAATCAACGCGAATACTACCTCAACGAACAAATGAAGGCCATTCAAAAGGAACTTGGCCGTGAAGATCTCTCCTCAGAATTGGATGATCTGAGAAAGAGAGTCAAGACGCTTGGAATGTCCGAAGAAGCACTAGAAAAAGTAGAAAAGGAAATAAAACGACTTGAGCAAATGCCTGCCCTCTCATCCGAAGCAGTCGTTAGCCGTCACTATATTGATTGGGTAACAGCTCTTCCATGGAACAAGACAACCAAGGATCGAATCGGCATCACTCAAGCCGAAAAGATTCTCAATCAAAATCATGCCGGTCTAAAAAAGGCCAAAGAGCGGATTATTGAGTTCCTCGCAGCAAAAAAGTTTTCAGACAATTACGAACGTTCACCCATCATCTGTCTTGCAGGTCCTCCGGGAGTTGGTAAGACCTCCCTTGGAAAATCCATTGCAGACAGCCTTGGTAGAACCTTTGTTCGTATTTCACTTGGCGGCATCCGGGACGAAGCGGAAATTAGAGGTCACCGTAGAACATATATTGGAGCATTGCCCGGTAAAATAATACAAGCAATGCGTAAAGCAAAAACAAAAAATCCTGTCATTCTGCTTGATGAAATCGATAAGATCGATAGCGATTACCACGGTGATCCAGCATCTGCATTGCTTGAGGTCCTTGATCCAGAACAAAACAAGACATTCACCGATCATTTTGTTGAAACAGAATTCGATCTTTCAAACGTCATGTTCATTACAACGGCAAATCATATCGATGGCATACCATTGCCCCTTTATGACCGTATGGAAATTATAAATTTGTCTGGCTATACCGAAGAGGAAAAACTTGATATTGCCAAGCGATTCTTGATACCAAAAAATCTCAAAGAACACAGTCTTGAAAAAAAGCAGTTCAGGCTTTCTGATGCTGTTATCACAAAGATTATCGCAGATTACACCAAAGAAGCCGGCGTGCGACAACTAGAACGTACGATTGCTAAGCTTATGCGCAAGGCTATTCAGAAGCTTCTGAAAAACAAATCCACTAAGGCAATCACCGTCACTGAAACATCCCTCAAGACACTGCTTGGTGTTCCTGAATTCAGAAAAACATCCCTTGATCGTCGCAAGGATCGTATCGGACTCGCAACCGGGCTCGCATGGACCGAAGTTGGTGGAGACATCTTAGAAATAGAAGCAACAATCATTCCTGGAAAAGGAACGGTCACGCTTACTGGCCAACTCGGTGAAGTAATGCAGGAATCTGCACATGCCGCATTAAGCTACATTCGTTCACGGAGTAAGGAACTGGGCCTCTCCAGCACATTCCACTCAACAAAAGATATCCATATTCACGTTCCAGAAGGAGCAACACCAAAGGACGGGCCGTCTGCTGGTATTACAATGTGTGTAGCACTCGTGTCAGCATTGACCAAGATACCGGTACAACCCGATGTTGCTATGACTGGGGAAATCACGCTTCGTGGTCGTGTTCTTGAGGTTGGCGGTCTCAAAGAAAAAATCCTTGCTGCCCGTCAATACGGATTTAAGCGCGTCCTGCTTCCCAAAGAAAACACTGATGATATTGAAGAGGCAAAAGAGGCTCTTGGCGATAATCCAAAGCTCACGTTTGTTAGCAATATGGACGAAGTACTACTAAAAACACTTGCGAGTGATCCGTTTCAGGAAGCTGAGAAAGCAAAAAAGGCTGCTGCAAAGCGTGCACGACATAAGCGTCCGCACGGCAAAAAAAGATCATAA